The genomic DNA TCGAGCAGATATTCGACACGCCGGCCTGGCCGGACGACCCCGCCTACTACCTCTGTGTGCCCTCGAAGACCGACGACAGCGTCGCCCCCGAGGGACATTCGAACCTCTTTGCGCTGGTGCCGGTCGCGCCGGGGCTTGACGACGATGCGGAGACCCGGGCGTGGTACCGCGACCTCGTGCTGGACGACATCGCCGAAAACACCGGCGTCGACCTCCACGACCGCATTGTCTTCGAAGAAACCTTCACCGTCTCGGAGTTCGCCGACCGGTACAACAGCACGCAGGGAACGGCGCTTGGGCTTGCGCACACGCTTCGGCAGACGGCGCTGCTCCGGCCGCCGCACCGTTCGGACGCCTGTCCGGGCCTGTACTTTACCGGCGCGTTCACCACGCCCGGCATCGGCGTTCCGATGTGTCTGATAAGCGGCGAACACACCGCTGAAGCACTCCTCAACGACGCGAGATGAGCCAGCCGCTTTTCGACCGCCTGCTGCCGAGCGACGCCACCGCCGCCGGCTATCTCCTGCGGCTGTCTCGGCCGCGCTTTTGGCTGTATCTCGCCGGCCCCGTCGTCGTCGGGGTCGCCTACGCGGCCGAGACACCCGCAGAGCTGTTTTCGCCGCTTGCAGTCGCGCTGTTTGCCTATTTTCTGCTGCCGGCGAACGTCTTCCTCTACGGTGTCAACGACATTTTCGACGCTGACATCGACATCGAGAACCCGAAGAAAGAACAGCGAGAGGTTCGCTATCGCGGCGATTGGACCGTCCCCGCACTCGTCGTCGCGACGGGCGCGCTCGGCGTGGCGTTCCTCCCGGCGTTGCCGCTGGCCGGCGTCGCCGCGATGGTCGGCTTCCTGTTTTTGGCCGTCGAGTACAGCGCCCCGCCGCTGCGGTTCAAGACGACGCCGTGGCTGGACTCGCTGTCGAACGGCCTCTACATCCTGCCGGGCGTCGTCGCCTACGCCGGTATCGCCGGTGACGGCCCGCCGCTTGCAGCCATCGCAGCCGGCTGGCTGTGGGCGATGGGGATGCACACCTTCTCGGCGATTCCGGACATCGACCCCGACCGTGCGGCCGGCATCGAGACGACGGCGACCGTCCTCGGAGCGCGTCGGACCTACGCCTACTGCGGTGGCTGCTGGCTGGCGGCGGCGGCCGTCTTCGGAACCGTCGATGTCTTTTTCGCCGCTGTCCTCGGCATATATCCCGTCTTCGTCGCCGCCATTGCCGGCCTTGGTATCGACCCCGAACGGGCGTACTGGTGGTTCCCGGCGCTCAACACCGCCGCCGGAACCGCCCTCACACTCGGCGCGCTGTGGGTGATGCTGCATGCGTAAACTGGTCGTGTTCGCGGGCGGTCTGTGGGAGGTGACGCCGTATGCGTAGTTTCGAACTTCCCGCCCGGCCGCACGTCGAGCGCCGCCTCGACGAACTAGTCGACGAGAACCGCTTTACCATCGCGGTCGTCTTCCCTGCCGTCGGTGCGATAACGCTGCTCGGTTCGGCGGAAGGCGTGCTGCCGGAACCGCTGTCGTTCAATCCGTACTTTTTGCTTTTCGGCGTCGCGGTGATGCGGCTGCCGCTCATCGCCGGCATCGCGCCGCTGCTAACGAAACGCGCCGCAGCAGGGCTGTTGGTGCTGTGTGGCTACACCTACGCCATCGAATTTACCGGCGTTCTCACCGGCTACCCGTACGGCCACTTCGAATACGGGGTCGACCTCGGGCCGATGCTCGCCGGCCACGTCCCCGCGGCGTTGCCGCTTTTCTTCCTGCCGCTTGTGGTCAACGCCTACCTCCTGTGTCTCCTCTTGTTGGGCTCGCTGGCCCGCCGGGCAGCCGTCCGAATCCCCATCGTCGTCGCGGCCGTCGTGGGGATGGACCTCGTGTTGGACCCGGCGGCCGTGGCGGTCGGCTTCTGGGCCTACGACGCCGGGGGACTCTACTATCAGGTCCCGTGGACGAACTACGCCGGCTGGGTGCTGTCGGCGACCGTCTCGGTTGTCGTCCTCGACCGAGCCTTCGACTGGAACGGTCTGCTGGCGCGGGTAGAGAGCTGTCGGTTCATGCTCGACGACCTCGTGAGCTTTGTCATCCTCTGGGGCGTCGTCAACGCCTACTTCGGCAACTGGCTGCCGGCGCTGCTGGCGGTCGGGTACGGCTATGGGCTCTGGCGGACGGACCGGTTCGACTTCCCGGAACGATAGCAAAAATGAAGCAGGCCGGCTATCCCATCGGAAGCGGGTCACGCGGTCGTTCGGATGGTATTGCGGTTTCTTCGCCCATCGAGATAGGGCTGACCCTCGAAAAGACCGCCTCGGGGTCTTTCGTCCACGCCCAGTGCCAGCGCGTCCGGGCGACAAGCGCCAGCTTACGGAGCGTGCCGAGCGACGGCGTCTGAGTGACCGTATCGAGGTCGTGGTCGCGAATGAGTCGGTGATGGTCCGCATACAGCACCGCAGCAGTCAGGACAGGGAGCTGGCAGTCGACAGGAAGGTACTTGATGCCCGCGACGCCCTCACGGTAGCGCCGTTCGGCCCGTTCGAGCTCGTGTTCGATGGCGTCGCCGAGTTCGTCAGTAAACCGGTGGGCTTCGATATCGGCTGGGTCAACGTCGTAAGCATCCAGCGTCTCCTGCGGCAGATATATCCGATTTCGTTCCTCGATGTCCTCGCCGATGTCGCGGAGGAAGTTCGTCAGCTGGAACGCCTCACCGAGCGCTCTGGCGCGGGGGACGGCGGCATCGGTGTCTTCGGTTCCCATCAGCATCGTCATCATCACCCCGACCGCCGAGGCCGACCCCTGCATGTAGGCTTCGAGTTCCTCGTAGGTCTCGTACCGGGACTTCTCGATGTCGGTCAACATCGCGTCGATGAACACCTCGACCTCCTCGTCGGGAATGTCGTGACGGCGGCGGACCTCGGAGAACGCCTCCAGTACGGGGTCATCGGGCTCAGT from Natronomonas pharaonis DSM 2160 includes the following:
- a CDS encoding phytoene/squalene synthase family protein, with amino-acid sequence MVDSTQLAESKSIHRETGKTFYYATRLLPERVRHPTYVLYAFFRLADEVVDDPGALSPDEQRQELLDIREAALGRTEPDDPVLEAFSEVRRRHDIPDEEVEVFIDAMLTDIEKSRYETYEELEAYMQGSASAVGVMMTMLMGTEDTDAAVPRARALGEAFQLTNFLRDIGEDIEERNRIYLPQETLDAYDVDPADIEAHRFTDELGDAIEHELERAERRYREGVAGIKYLPVDCQLPVLTAAVLYADHHRLIRDHDLDTVTQTPSLGTLRKLALVARTRWHWAWTKDPEAVFSRVSPISMGEETAIPSERPRDPLPMG
- the cruF gene encoding bisanhydrobacterioruberin hydratase, with translation MRSFELPARPHVERRLDELVDENRFTIAVVFPAVGAITLLGSAEGVLPEPLSFNPYFLLFGVAVMRLPLIAGIAPLLTKRAAAGLLVLCGYTYAIEFTGVLTGYPYGHFEYGVDLGPMLAGHVPAALPLFFLPLVVNAYLLCLLLLGSLARRAAVRIPIVVAAVVGMDLVLDPAAVAVGFWAYDAGGLYYQVPWTNYAGWVLSATVSVVVLDRAFDWNGLLARVESCRFMLDDLVSFVILWGVVNAYFGNWLPALLAVGYGYGLWRTDRFDFPER
- a CDS encoding prenyltransferase; translation: MSQPLFDRLLPSDATAAGYLLRLSRPRFWLYLAGPVVVGVAYAAETPAELFSPLAVALFAYFLLPANVFLYGVNDIFDADIDIENPKKEQREVRYRGDWTVPALVVATGALGVAFLPALPLAGVAAMVGFLFLAVEYSAPPLRFKTTPWLDSLSNGLYILPGVVAYAGIAGDGPPLAAIAAGWLWAMGMHTFSAIPDIDPDRAAGIETTATVLGARRTYAYCGGCWLAAAAVFGTVDVFFAAVLGIYPVFVAAIAGLGIDPERAYWWFPALNTAAGTALTLGALWVMLHA